The following proteins come from a genomic window of Halomarina ordinaria:
- a CDS encoding DsbA family oxidoreductase: protein MSDAHSTERLTVYSDYVCPFCYLGRASLRRYQASREDPLEVDWHPFDLRSGKRKPDGTIDHDADDGKDDDYYAQARENVRRLSEEYDVEMAQEIATEVDSLPAQVVSYYLSEHHPYETWLAFDEAVFEALWTEGRDIGDEAVLVDLAEEAGVDGEEVRSALDDDALRAEVDERFAEAQRQGVTGVPTFAYDGYAARGAVPPEQLERLVEGV from the coding sequence ATGAGTGACGCCCACTCCACGGAGCGACTGACCGTCTACTCCGACTACGTCTGCCCGTTCTGCTACCTCGGTCGCGCCTCGCTCCGGCGCTACCAGGCGTCCCGCGAGGACCCCCTCGAGGTCGACTGGCACCCCTTCGACCTCCGGAGCGGGAAGCGGAAGCCGGACGGCACCATCGACCACGACGCCGACGACGGCAAGGACGACGACTACTACGCGCAGGCCCGGGAAAACGTCCGCCGACTCAGCGAGGAGTACGATGTGGAGATGGCCCAGGAGATAGCGACGGAGGTCGACTCGCTCCCCGCGCAGGTCGTCTCGTACTACCTGTCGGAACACCACCCCTACGAGACGTGGCTGGCGTTCGACGAGGCGGTGTTCGAGGCGCTCTGGACCGAGGGCCGGGACATCGGCGACGAGGCCGTCCTCGTCGACCTCGCCGAGGAGGCGGGCGTCGACGGCGAGGAGGTCCGGTCGGCACTCGACGACGACGCCCTCCGCGCCGAGGTCGACGAGCGGTTCGCCGAGGCCCAGCGTCAGGGCGTGACGGGCGTGCCGACGTTCGCCTACGACGGCTACGCCGCCCGCGGTGCGGTCCCCCCCGAACAGCTGGAGCGTCTCGTCGAGGGCGTCTGA
- a CDS encoding glycosyltransferase, with translation MGGHVLWLTPDKPANISVGRRRIAECLEARGFDVTLRGTTPRTLLASVRERDRYDVVVGTTRSGALAGALLRLLGRPLVVDHVDPIRQFEATHPRWLSLPVRVLEACAFRLSTHTLYVYEEEEHRARRHAPAATKADLGVSYERFADPDPAAVERARERLADAGVAPDDRVAVYVGGLEPLYRIEELLAAARYLDGWTLLVLGAGSLEPAVARAARERENVVFLGTVPHEDVPGYLHRAEVGVCLVDDPHTLKVLEYGAAGLSVVQARGRAEARFGEHVTFCDPTPTGVAGGIREAGARRRDADHGPEAFREYVAGFDYDRVAGRYTEVLRTVLGE, from the coding sequence ATGGGCGGGCACGTGCTGTGGCTGACGCCGGACAAGCCGGCGAACATCAGCGTCGGTCGCCGACGTATCGCCGAGTGCCTCGAAGCCCGCGGCTTCGACGTGACCCTGCGCGGGACGACGCCCCGGACGCTCCTCGCGTCGGTGCGCGAGCGCGACCGGTACGACGTCGTCGTCGGGACGACGCGGTCGGGGGCGCTCGCGGGGGCACTCCTTCGCCTGCTCGGCCGGCCCCTCGTGGTCGACCACGTCGACCCCATCCGGCAGTTCGAGGCGACCCACCCCCGGTGGCTGTCGCTCCCCGTACGCGTGCTCGAAGCGTGTGCGTTCCGGCTCTCGACGCACACGCTGTACGTCTACGAGGAGGAGGAACACCGGGCGCGCCGGCACGCCCCCGCGGCGACGAAGGCCGACCTCGGCGTCTCCTACGAGCGGTTCGCGGACCCGGACCCGGCGGCCGTCGAGCGCGCCCGCGAGCGCCTCGCCGACGCCGGCGTCGCACCCGACGACCGGGTGGCCGTCTACGTCGGGGGGCTCGAACCGCTCTACCGCATCGAGGAACTGCTCGCGGCGGCGCGCTACCTCGACGGCTGGACGCTCCTCGTCCTCGGCGCGGGGAGCCTCGAACCGGCCGTCGCGCGCGCCGCCCGCGAGCGCGAGAACGTCGTCTTCCTCGGCACCGTCCCCCACGAGGACGTCCCGGGCTACCTGCACCGCGCGGAGGTGGGGGTCTGCCTCGTCGACGACCCGCACACGCTGAAGGTGCTGGAGTACGGCGCGGCGGGGCTGTCGGTCGTCCAGGCGCGCGGCCGGGCGGAGGCGCGCTTCGGTGAGCACGTCACGTTCTGCGACCCGACGCCGACGGGTGTCGCGGGCGGCATCCGCGAGGCGGGCGCCCGACGGCGCGACGCCGACCACGGCCCCGAGGCGTTCCGCGAGTACGTCGCAGGCTTCGATTACGACCGCGTCGCGGGCCGATACACCGAAGTGTTACGAACGGTTCTGGGCGAATAA
- the wecB gene encoding non-hydrolyzing UDP-N-acetylglucosamine 2-epimerase has protein sequence MRELVVVVGTRPEIIKMAPVIRAAEGTFERYLVHTGQHYDAEMSGAFFEALDLPAPDENLEIGSGTQGEQTSQALVGVERLLLEREPAAAVALGDTNAVLSTALAASKLSTTFGHVEAGLRSFDRTMPEEVNRVVADHVADLSFAPTEQAVSHLRDEGVTEGVHETGNTVVDACHEHAPLAAERSDVLERFGLDGDYVAATIHRPHNTDDAERLRAVVDALDGASVPVVFPAHPRTQRVLADLDYEPSGSLRLVDPLDYLDFLKLMDHARVVVTDSGGIQEEASVLEVPCLTVRPNTERPETVEAGVNELVEPAELSARLETLLTDADARDAMTGHPDLYGDGDAGERIVAALDAALD, from the coding sequence ATGCGAGAACTCGTGGTCGTCGTCGGCACCCGACCCGAAATCATCAAGATGGCCCCGGTGATTCGCGCCGCCGAGGGGACGTTCGAGCGCTATCTGGTCCACACGGGCCAGCACTACGACGCGGAGATGAGCGGGGCGTTCTTCGAGGCGCTCGACCTCCCGGCGCCGGACGAGAACCTCGAAATCGGCAGCGGGACACAGGGCGAGCAGACCTCCCAGGCGCTCGTCGGCGTCGAGCGCCTGCTGCTCGAGCGCGAACCCGCGGCGGCGGTGGCGCTCGGCGACACGAACGCCGTCCTCTCGACGGCGCTCGCGGCGTCGAAGCTCTCGACCACGTTCGGCCACGTCGAGGCCGGTCTCCGGAGCTTCGACCGGACGATGCCCGAGGAGGTCAACCGCGTCGTCGCCGACCACGTCGCCGACCTCTCGTTCGCTCCGACCGAACAGGCCGTCTCACACCTCAGAGACGAGGGCGTCACGGAGGGGGTCCACGAGACGGGCAACACCGTCGTCGACGCCTGCCACGAACACGCCCCCCTCGCCGCCGAACGCTCGGACGTCCTCGAACGCTTCGGCCTCGACGGCGACTACGTCGCCGCCACCATCCACCGCCCGCACAACACCGACGACGCGGAGCGCCTGCGCGCCGTCGTCGACGCCCTCGATGGCGCGAGCGTGCCGGTCGTCTTCCCCGCCCACCCCCGCACGCAGCGCGTCCTCGCGGACCTCGACTACGAGCCGTCGGGGTCCCTTCGGCTGGTCGACCCGCTCGACTACCTCGACTTCCTGAAACTGATGGACCACGCCCGCGTCGTCGTCACCGACTCCGGCGGCATCCAGGAGGAGGCGTCGGTGCTGGAGGTGCCCTGTCTGACGGTGCGCCCGAACACCGAGCGCCCGGAGACGGTCGAGGCCGGCGTGAACGAACTCGTCGAACCCGCAGAGCTGAGCGCGCGCCTCGAGACCCTGCTGACCGACGCCGACGCCCGCGACGCGATGACCGGCCACCCGGACCTCTACGGCGACGGCGACGCCGGCGAACGCATCGTCGCGGCGCTCGACGCCGCCCTCGACTGA
- a CDS encoding thioredoxin family protein: MRDGEELAALVAAHDLVLVDFYTKGCTLCQSIEPVLGNVARATDAVVALVNPREDLPLIEEYAIRSVPTLVLFEDGEAVARLAEGFQGTESVVDFVERRGIEE, from the coding sequence CTGCGCGACGGCGAGGAGCTGGCGGCGCTCGTCGCCGCCCACGACCTCGTCCTCGTCGACTTCTACACGAAGGGGTGCACGCTCTGTCAGAGCATCGAACCCGTCCTGGGGAACGTCGCGCGCGCCACGGACGCGGTCGTCGCGCTGGTCAACCCCCGCGAGGACCTCCCGCTGATAGAGGAGTACGCGATACGGAGCGTCCCGACGCTCGTCCTGTTCGAGGACGGCGAGGCCGTCGCCCGGCTGGCCGAGGGATTCCAGGGGACCGAGTCCGTCGTGGACTTCGTCGAACGACGCGGTATCGAAGAGTAG
- a CDS encoding oligosaccharide flippase family protein, with the protein MRIGQTSLVYFGSQFLTSILGFAVTLVLARELGASVLGQYYFVVSIVIWMKILSGQGIQTAAIKRISEGGDRSGYFGAVVLLQGAAFAVVSLVFLAGAKVARTYFDVGLGVSPGVVLGLLAASLFIWTATSALNGMDLVHLGALLSPIDRLFRSIAQVGVALAGLGTVQLLLAGYAVAEVLAGVVGIAMFTVRPTLPSREQVVSVVDYAKFSWFNGIESRAFASMDTIVLGIFVASDLLGIYEIAWNLASILAMFSVAISRSLFPQISRLSEAEGTRAVEGFVDDALAYSGLFVIPGLVGSLVLGESLMRIYGAEFAQGGLILVVLVFARLVYVYESQFTNTLGAVDRPDLAFRVNVVFIGLNLVLNVVLVYRFGWYGAAVATTLSAVAGLVLGYVYLSRLIEVPLPTREVSTQVGAALVMGVVVFAGSETMPGGIPATLTLVSVGAGVYFLALAALSRRFRATVRRNLPIP; encoded by the coding sequence ATGCGCATCGGACAGACGTCGCTGGTGTACTTCGGCTCGCAGTTCCTCACGTCGATTCTCGGGTTCGCCGTCACGCTCGTCCTGGCGCGCGAACTGGGCGCGAGCGTCCTGGGGCAGTACTACTTCGTCGTCAGCATCGTCATCTGGATGAAGATTCTCTCCGGACAGGGTATCCAGACGGCGGCCATCAAGCGCATCAGCGAGGGGGGAGACCGGTCGGGTTACTTCGGGGCGGTCGTCCTCCTGCAGGGGGCGGCGTTCGCCGTCGTCTCCCTCGTGTTCCTCGCGGGCGCGAAGGTTGCCCGGACGTACTTCGACGTCGGCCTCGGCGTGAGCCCGGGCGTCGTCCTCGGCCTGCTCGCGGCGAGCCTGTTCATCTGGACGGCGACGAGCGCGCTCAACGGGATGGACCTCGTCCACCTCGGCGCGCTCCTCTCGCCTATCGACCGTCTCTTCCGGAGCATCGCGCAGGTCGGCGTGGCGCTCGCGGGCCTGGGCACCGTCCAGTTGCTCCTCGCTGGCTACGCCGTCGCCGAGGTACTCGCCGGCGTCGTCGGCATCGCGATGTTCACCGTCCGGCCGACGCTCCCCTCGCGCGAGCAGGTGGTGAGCGTCGTCGACTACGCGAAGTTCTCCTGGTTCAACGGCATCGAGTCGCGGGCGTTCGCCTCGATGGACACCATCGTCCTCGGTATCTTCGTCGCCAGCGACCTCCTCGGCATCTACGAGATCGCCTGGAACCTCGCGTCCATCCTGGCGATGTTCAGCGTCGCCATCAGCCGGTCGCTGTTCCCCCAGATAAGCCGCCTGAGCGAGGCGGAGGGGACGCGCGCCGTCGAGGGGTTCGTCGACGACGCGCTCGCGTACTCCGGGCTGTTCGTCATCCCCGGCCTCGTGGGGAGCCTCGTCCTCGGCGAGTCGCTGATGCGCATCTACGGCGCCGAGTTCGCCCAGGGCGGCCTCATCCTCGTGGTCCTCGTGTTCGCGCGGCTGGTGTACGTCTACGAGTCGCAGTTCACCAACACGCTCGGGGCCGTCGACCGCCCGGACCTCGCCTTCCGGGTGAACGTCGTCTTCATCGGCCTCAACCTCGTCCTGAACGTCGTGCTCGTCTATCGCTTCGGCTGGTACGGCGCGGCCGTCGCGACCACCCTCTCGGCGGTCGCCGGCCTGGTCCTCGGCTACGTCTACCTCTCGCGGCTCATCGAGGTCCCCCTCCCGACGCGGGAGGTGAGCACCCAGGTCGGTGCGGCGCTCGTGATGGGCGTCGTCGTGTTCGCCGGGAGCGAGACGATGCCGGGCGGGATTCCGGCGACCCTCACCCTCGTGAGCGTCGGCGCGGGGGTGTACTTCCTCGCGCTCGCGGCGCTCTCGCGGCGCTTCCGCGCGACGGTGCGCCGGAACCTCCCCATCCCCTAG
- the pyk gene encoding pyruvate kinase, translating to MSNAKIVCTLGPASASHERIRALADAGMTVARVNSSHGTREERRDLLERIREVDRESAAPLASMVDLQGPEIRTAPVEEPVDLVEGSEVRFVEGDDASASEVGLSISIAGASPGDRVLVDDGRIEATVERVDGDAVVARVESGGELGARKGVNVPGLALDLDVVTEDDREDLELAVEQEADFVAASFVRTAEDVLAVAGVIEDLGGDVPVVAKLERSGAIDHLEDIVEAAYGVMVARGDLGVEYPLQEVPLIQKRVVRRCRETGTPVIIATEMLDSMVHARRPTRAEASDVANAVLDGTDAVMLSAETAIGDDPVRVVETMDTIVSEVEASEEYADLREQRVPGPGTASADSLARAARYLSRDVGASAVVAASESGYTALKTAKYRPEAPIVAATPDEGVRRRLALSWGIRPVHVDYVADAEDVIRGAVDAVLDVGAAESGDTVVVLSGMMTGVEGTDTTNMLKVHVAAETLATGQGTVPGRVVGPLAYAGDGLENAPEGAILAVPGSFEGPFDGDLSRIGGIVAARRGMTGYAAIVARELGVPMVSGASLAPADVAPGTTVTVDAERGIVYEGDVLARERAAGAEITADRRP from the coding sequence ATGAGTAACGCGAAGATCGTCTGTACGCTCGGGCCGGCGTCCGCCTCGCACGAGCGGATTCGGGCGCTCGCCGACGCGGGGATGACCGTGGCGCGGGTGAACTCGAGTCACGGGACGCGCGAGGAGCGCCGCGACCTCCTCGAACGCATCCGGGAGGTCGACCGCGAGTCGGCGGCCCCGCTGGCGTCGATGGTGGACCTGCAGGGGCCCGAGATTCGGACCGCACCCGTAGAGGAACCGGTCGACCTGGTCGAGGGGAGCGAGGTGCGGTTCGTCGAGGGCGACGACGCCAGCGCGAGCGAGGTCGGCCTCTCCATCTCCATCGCGGGGGCCTCGCCCGGCGACCGGGTCCTCGTCGACGACGGGCGCATCGAGGCGACCGTCGAGCGCGTCGACGGCGATGCGGTCGTCGCGCGCGTCGAGAGCGGCGGCGAACTGGGCGCGCGAAAGGGGGTGAACGTCCCCGGCCTCGCCCTCGACCTCGACGTCGTCACGGAGGACGACCGTGAGGACCTCGAACTCGCCGTCGAGCAGGAGGCCGACTTCGTCGCGGCGAGTTTCGTCCGCACCGCTGAGGACGTGCTCGCGGTCGCGGGGGTCATCGAGGACCTCGGCGGCGACGTGCCCGTCGTCGCCAAACTGGAGCGAAGCGGCGCCATCGACCACCTGGAGGACATCGTCGAGGCGGCCTACGGCGTGATGGTCGCGCGTGGGGACCTCGGCGTCGAGTACCCCCTCCAGGAGGTCCCGCTCATCCAGAAGCGCGTGGTACGGCGCTGCCGGGAGACGGGCACGCCGGTCATCATCGCGACGGAGATGCTCGACTCGATGGTCCACGCGCGCCGGCCCACGCGCGCCGAGGCCTCCGACGTGGCGAACGCCGTCCTCGACGGCACGGACGCGGTGATGCTCTCGGCGGAGACGGCCATCGGCGACGACCCCGTCCGGGTCGTCGAGACGATGGACACCATCGTCTCGGAGGTGGAGGCGAGCGAGGAGTACGCCGACCTGCGCGAACAGCGCGTCCCGGGGCCGGGGACGGCGAGCGCCGACTCGCTGGCCCGGGCGGCGCGCTACCTCTCGCGCGACGTGGGCGCGAGTGCCGTCGTCGCGGCCAGCGAGTCCGGCTACACCGCACTCAAGACCGCGAAGTACCGTCCGGAGGCGCCCATCGTCGCCGCGACGCCCGACGAGGGCGTGCGCCGGCGTCTCGCGCTCTCGTGGGGCATCCGTCCGGTCCACGTCGACTACGTCGCCGACGCGGAGGACGTCATCAGGGGGGCGGTCGACGCCGTCCTCGACGTGGGGGCCGCCGAGAGCGGCGACACCGTCGTCGTCCTCTCGGGGATGATGACGGGCGTCGAGGGGACGGACACGACGAACATGCTCAAGGTCCACGTCGCCGCCGAGACGCTGGCGACGGGCCAGGGGACCGTCCCCGGCCGGGTCGTCGGCCCCCTCGCGTACGCCGGCGACGGCCTCGAGAACGCACCGGAGGGGGCGATACTCGCCGTCCCCGGGTCGTTCGAGGGACCGTTCGACGGCGACCTCTCGCGCATCGGCGGCATCGTCGCCGCCCGCCGCGGGATGACCGGCTACGCGGCCATCGTCGCCCGCGAACTCGGCGTCCCGATGGTCTCGGGTGCCTCGCTCGCCCCCGCCGACGTCGCGCCCGGAACGACCGTCACCGTCGACGCCGAACGCGGTATCGTCTACGAGGGCGACGTGCTGGCGCGCGAGCGGGCGGCGGGGGCGGAGATAACGGCCGACCGGCGACCGTAG
- a CDS encoding sulfatase has translation MTDILLLTVDSLRADHVGCYGYDRETTPTIDALADEGCRFENAFAHACSTRPSFPSILASSYALMYGGYERISDEQTLVSEALSDAGYRTAGLHSNLYLSADFGYGSGFDHFFDSKTDPGPVARIKQIAKDRLDNDGLLFQALSTGVNTAERQAGLNVGSAYVTADDLTDMAVDWVDEQATASDPRFLWAHYMDVHHPYVPPERHQRALTGEYIDERQAVKLRRKMLEEPEALSEHERQQLLDLYDAEIRFCDAEIGRLLQHVRETWGEDTVVLFTADHGEEFGEHGQYSHHATFFDEVTHVPFVLSDGEASGEFEDLVGLLDVTPTLVDYAGGEQADAFWGHSLRSLVGAGEWPRDSVIGDWAPDGPDSERRYAYRDHDWKYIRRGQDEELYDLRADPGETEDVAGEERSALERCRAAVDDHERDVDATTVDLGDVEMEDHVKQRLRDLGYQE, from the coding sequence ATGACCGACATCCTCCTCCTCACGGTGGACTCGCTGCGCGCCGACCACGTCGGCTGTTACGGCTACGACCGGGAGACGACGCCGACCATCGACGCCCTGGCCGACGAGGGGTGTCGCTTCGAGAACGCCTTCGCGCACGCCTGCTCGACCCGGCCGTCGTTCCCCTCCATCCTCGCCTCCTCGTACGCGCTCATGTACGGCGGCTACGAGCGCATCTCCGACGAGCAGACGCTCGTCTCGGAGGCGCTCTCGGACGCCGGCTACCGGACGGCCGGCCTCCACTCGAACCTCTATCTCTCCGCCGACTTCGGCTACGGGAGCGGCTTCGACCACTTCTTCGACTCGAAGACCGACCCCGGCCCGGTCGCCCGCATCAAGCAGATAGCGAAAGACCGCCTCGACAACGACGGCCTGCTCTTCCAGGCGCTCTCGACCGGCGTCAACACCGCCGAGCGACAGGCCGGCCTCAACGTCGGGTCGGCGTACGTCACCGCCGACGACCTGACCGACATGGCCGTCGACTGGGTCGACGAGCAGGCGACCGCGAGCGACCCGCGCTTCCTCTGGGCGCACTACATGGACGTCCACCACCCCTACGTCCCGCCCGAGCGCCACCAGCGCGCGCTCACCGGCGAGTACATCGACGAGCGCCAGGCGGTCAAACTCCGCCGGAAGATGCTCGAGGAACCGGAGGCGCTGAGCGAACACGAGCGCCAGCAGCTCCTCGACCTCTACGACGCCGAGATTCGCTTCTGCGACGCCGAAATCGGCCGCCTCCTCCAGCACGTCCGCGAGACGTGGGGCGAGGACACCGTCGTGCTGTTCACGGCCGACCACGGCGAGGAGTTCGGCGAGCACGGCCAGTACAGCCACCACGCGACGTTCTTCGACGAGGTGACGCACGTCCCGTTCGTGCTGTCGGACGGCGAGGCCTCGGGGGAGTTCGAGGACCTCGTCGGCCTCCTCGACGTGACGCCGACGCTCGTCGACTACGCCGGCGGCGAACAGGCGGACGCGTTCTGGGGACACAGCCTCCGCTCGCTCGTCGGAGCGGGCGAGTGGCCCCGCGACTCCGTCATCGGCGACTGGGCGCCGGACGGCCCCGACAGCGAGCGCCGCTACGCCTACCGCGACCACGACTGGAAGTACATCCGTCGGGGGCAGGACGAGGAACTGTACGACCTGCGGGCCGACCCCGGCGAGACGGAGGACGTCGCCGGCGAGGAGCGGAGCGCCCTCGAAAGGTGTCGGGCGGCCGTCGACGACCACGAGCGCGACGTGGACGCGACGACGGTCGACCTCGGCGACGTCGAGATGGAAGACCACGTCAAGCAACGGCTGCGCGACCTCGGCTACCAGGAGTGA
- a CDS encoding glutathione-independent formaldehyde dehydrogenase, translated as MDAVVYKGEHEVAIEDVDEPSIEDPNDVVIDITTTAICGSDLHMYEGRTAAEPGIVFGHENMGTVTEVGEGVSTLEEGDRIVLPFNVACGHCRNCENGFTGFCTNVNPGFAGGAYGYVAMGPYQGGQAEQLRVPYADFNALKLPEGNEHEDSFALLADIFPTGWHGTELAGLQPGESIAIFGAGPVGLMAAYSAKIKGASEIYVVDRVPSRLDLAEEHCDAMPINFEDADPVEQIKEAHGDGVDRGVDAVGYQAIDPDTDTGDDAYDPARENPAVVLNQLIQTVRPTGQLGIPGLYVPSDPGAPDDMAAQGRLGIDFGKLFEKGLRLGTGQCNVKQYNRQLRDLIIEGRADPSFVVSHRVGLEEAPEMYEAFDKREEGVTKVLLEP; from the coding sequence ATGGACGCAGTAGTCTACAAAGGCGAGCACGAGGTCGCAATCGAGGACGTCGACGAACCGAGCATCGAGGACCCGAACGACGTGGTCATCGACATCACGACGACCGCCATCTGCGGGTCGGACCTCCACATGTACGAGGGCCGGACGGCCGCCGAACCGGGTATCGTCTTCGGCCACGAGAACATGGGGACCGTCACCGAGGTCGGCGAGGGGGTAAGCACCCTCGAGGAGGGCGACCGAATCGTCCTCCCGTTCAACGTCGCCTGCGGGCACTGTCGAAACTGCGAGAACGGGTTCACCGGGTTCTGTACGAACGTCAACCCCGGCTTCGCCGGCGGCGCCTACGGCTACGTGGCGATGGGTCCCTATCAGGGGGGGCAGGCCGAGCAACTGCGCGTCCCGTACGCGGACTTCAACGCGCTGAAACTCCCGGAGGGCAACGAGCACGAGGACTCCTTCGCCCTCCTCGCCGACATCTTCCCGACGGGGTGGCACGGGACGGAACTGGCCGGCCTCCAGCCCGGCGAGTCCATCGCCATCTTCGGCGCCGGTCCCGTCGGTCTGATGGCCGCCTACAGCGCGAAGATAAAGGGCGCCTCGGAGATATACGTCGTCGACCGCGTCCCGAGTCGCCTCGACCTGGCCGAGGAGCACTGCGACGCGATGCCCATCAACTTCGAGGACGCCGACCCGGTCGAGCAGATAAAGGAGGCCCACGGCGACGGGGTCGACCGCGGCGTCGACGCCGTCGGCTATCAGGCCATCGACCCGGACACCGACACGGGTGACGACGCCTACGACCCCGCCCGTGAGAACCCGGCGGTCGTCCTCAACCAGCTCATCCAGACCGTCCGCCCGACGGGCCAACTGGGCATCCCCGGCCTCTACGTCCCGAGCGACCCCGGCGCGCCCGACGACATGGCCGCGCAGGGCCGACTCGGCATCGACTTCGGCAAGCTCTTCGAGAAGGGCCTGCGCCTCGGGACGGGCCAGTGTAACGTCAAGCAGTACAACCGCCAGCTGCGCGACCTCATCATCGAGGGGCGCGCCGACCCGAGTTTCGTCGTCTCCCACCGCGTCGGCCTGGAGGAGGCTCCCGAGATGTACGAGGCGTTCGACAAGCGCGAGGAGGGCGTCACGAAGGTCCTCCTCGAACCGTAG
- a CDS encoding CobW family GTP-binding protein, giving the protein MSDERVPVTVIAGALGAGKTTLVNRLLTAPGDRRIAVIVNDMGEVNVDAELVEREEEGVVDLSNGCICCRLQDDLRTEAARLAREREFDYLVVEASGISEPVPIARTLAGDAGEGPDPTDDYALDTMVTVVDAYGFWKEFDAGADLPPGHDPERPLADVLVDGIEFCDVLLLNKCDMVPDGVLDDMEAVIRRLQPRAAIRRTTHSDVPPETVLGTGRFDFEAASREQGWKRELAGGGHGGRDDHGGEEGHDHSHDRSAAETHGVESVVYEEGDRPLHSGRFSDWLDDWDGSVVRAKGFCWLASRPEEVLGLNQAGPSLRAGPIGEWGEDDPATRLVFIGTDLDDGLLDGLDACLLDDGESDVTRADDPFPRETLLK; this is encoded by the coding sequence ATGAGCGACGAACGGGTCCCCGTGACGGTGATCGCCGGCGCGCTCGGGGCAGGGAAGACGACGCTCGTGAACCGCCTGCTGACCGCGCCCGGCGACCGGCGTATCGCGGTCATCGTCAACGACATGGGGGAGGTGAACGTCGACGCGGAACTCGTCGAGCGCGAGGAGGAGGGCGTCGTCGACCTCTCGAACGGCTGTATCTGCTGTCGCCTGCAGGACGACCTCCGGACGGAGGCGGCGCGACTGGCCCGCGAGCGCGAGTTCGACTACCTCGTCGTCGAGGCCTCCGGCATCAGCGAACCCGTCCCCATCGCGCGGACGCTCGCCGGCGACGCCGGGGAGGGACCGGACCCCACCGACGACTACGCCCTCGACACGATGGTGACCGTCGTCGACGCCTACGGGTTCTGGAAAGAGTTCGACGCGGGCGCGGACCTCCCGCCGGGCCACGACCCCGAGCGGCCGCTGGCGGACGTGCTCGTCGACGGCATCGAGTTCTGCGACGTACTCCTGCTCAACAAGTGCGACATGGTGCCCGACGGGGTCCTCGACGACATGGAGGCCGTGATTCGACGACTCCAGCCCCGCGCGGCGATACGCCGGACGACCCACTCGGACGTCCCGCCCGAGACAGTACTCGGGACCGGCCGCTTCGACTTCGAGGCGGCGAGCCGCGAGCAGGGCTGGAAGCGCGAACTCGCCGGCGGCGGACACGGGGGGAGGGACGACCACGGGGGCGAGGAGGGTCACGACCACTCGCACGACCGCTCCGCCGCCGAGACCCACGGCGTCGAGTCGGTCGTCTACGAGGAAGGCGACCGGCCGCTCCACTCCGGGCGGTTCTCCGACTGGCTCGACGACTGGGACGGGTCGGTCGTCCGCGCGAAGGGCTTCTGCTGGCTGGCGAGTCGGCCGGAGGAGGTACTCGGGTTGAACCAGGCCGGACCCTCGCTGCGCGCCGGTCCCATCGGCGAGTGGGGCGAGGACGACCCGGCCACGCGGCTGGTGTTCATCGGGACCGACCTCGACGACGGACTGCTCGACGGCCTCGACGCGTGTCTGCTCGACGACGGCGAGTCGGACGTCACCCGGGCGGACGACCCGTTCCCGCGCGAGACGCTGCTCAAGTAA